The genomic interval TCGGATAACACAGCGGTGCGGAATAACAAGGCACTTGTAATATTTCCTTCAATTAGCCCCGCCCCCTGCGCGCCGTCACTCCACGATCGACTGAACCACCAGGGTCTTGAACGACGTCGCGAACGGCAGCAGTTGCTTCACCGACTGCATCATGTACACGCCGACCAGTTCTTCCTTCGGGTCCACCCAGAAGTAGGTCCCGGCGTAGCCGGCCCAGTAGTACTCGCCGACCGAGCCGTCCATCGGGTTCAGCGCGGTGGGGGCACGCGGGCCGTCGGTGCGCACCGCGCCGAGCAGGCCGAAGCCATGGCTCGGGCCGGGCAGGTAGAACGGGCCGTGGTCGATGCCCGGTCCGACCTGGTCCGTGGTCATCAGCTCCACCGTCTTCTTGCCGAGGATTCGGGAGCCGTCCAGCGAGCCGCGGTTCAACAGCATGTGCGCGAAGCGCGCATAGTCCATGACCGTCGACGTCAGGCCCTGGCCGCCGGCCTCGAATTTCACCGGCTTGGTGGGATCGGTGTATTGGAGGATCAGCCCCTTCTTGTCGTCATCGAAGGGTTCGACGAAGCGCGCAACTTTGTCGGGCGCGACGCGGAAAGCGGTGTCGGTCATGCCCAGCGGTTTGGAGATGCGCTTCTCGAAGAACTCCCCGAGCGTCATGCCGGACACCACCTCGATCAGGCGCCCGAGCACATCGGTCGAGCGGCTATACCACCATGTGGTGCCGGGTTCGTACTTCAGCGGGATCTTGCTGATGCGCGTGACCAGTTCGGCGTTCGTGATCTCCATATCGTCGGCGCCGGCATCGAGGGACATCTGCTCGACCGGCCCGCCGCCCGGGAACGGCTTGAAGAACCCGTACGTGAACCCGGAGGTGTGCAGCAGCAGATCCAGCACGCGGATCGGATTCTTCGCCGGCCGGGTCTGGACCTCGGCGGGTTCCTTGACGCTTCCAGCATTGGTCGCCACCTGCATCTTCGCCAATTCCGGCAGATACATCGAGACCGGGTCGGAGAGTTTGATCTTTCCTTCCTCCACCAGAATCATCGCCGCGACGCTGGTGATCGGCTTGGTCATCGAATAGACGCGAAAGATCGCATCGCGCGACATCGGCTTCTTCGTGTTCGGGTTCTGCACCCCATATGCATCGAAGTAGACAACCTTGCCGTGCCGCGCGACCAGCGCAACGTAGCCGGGGATTTCGCCGGCATCCACCTTCGCCCCGAGCACCTTGCGGATGTTCTCGAGCCGATCCGACGACAGACCGACCGATTCCGGCTTTGCGCGCGGAAGATCGGCGGCAAGTACGGTAACTGCGATTAACCAAAGAGCGAATGCAACGGCGAAGCGTCGAGCGAGTGACATGGCGGTCTCCTTTTTTCTTGTAAACAGGCAGAGACAAAATAGACCAGCGCACGGGCGGCGACAATCGAATCCGGTGATGCGATGCATCATGCAGGAACCGGTATCCCGGTTCCCCACAAGGGGGTACCGGCCTAAAAGAGTACTCCCGGCTTCGCCTGGGTATTCGGCCATGAGGGGCTAGG from Betaproteobacteria bacterium carries:
- a CDS encoding beta-lactamase family protein, yielding MSLARRFAVAFALWLIAVTVLAADLPRAKPESVGLSSDRLENIRKVLGAKVDAGEIPGYVALVARHGKVVYFDAYGVQNPNTKKPMSRDAIFRVYSMTKPITSVAAMILVEEGKIKLSDPVSMYLPELAKMQVATNAGSVKEPAEVQTRPAKNPIRVLDLLLHTSGFTYGFFKPFPGGGPVEQMSLDAGADDMEITNAELVTRISKIPLKYEPGTTWWYSRSTDVLGRLIEVVSGMTLGEFFEKRISKPLGMTDTAFRVAPDKVARFVEPFDDDKKGLILQYTDPTKPVKFEAGGQGLTSTVMDYARFAHMLLNRGSLDGSRILGKKTVELMTTDQVGPGIDHGPFYLPGPSHGFGLLGAVRTDGPRAPTALNPMDGSVGEYYWAGYAGTYFWVDPKEELVGVYMMQSVKQLLPFATSFKTLVVQSIVE